Proteins encoded together in one Telopea speciosissima isolate NSW1024214 ecotype Mountain lineage chromosome 4, Tspe_v1, whole genome shotgun sequence window:
- the LOC122659981 gene encoding inorganic phosphate transporter 1-4-like has product MAKEDLHVFSALDTAKTQWYQITAIVVAGMGFFTDAYDLFCISLVTKLLGRIYYHVDGSPKPGTLPPNVSAAVNGVALCGTLVGQLFFGWLGDKLGRKSVYGVTLLLMILCSIASGLSFGSKPSTVMATLCFFRFWLGVGIGGDYPLSATIMSEYSNKKTRGAFIAAVFAMQGFGIIAGGTMAILVSSIFNHYYPAPPYSKDPIGSTVPQADYVWRIILMFGAVPAALTFYSRVKMPETPRYTALVAKNAAKVAKDMSKVLEVEVEVDQNEIEAEKAETIMMEKGSNNFGLFSKEFLKRHGLHLLGTTSTWFLLDIAYYSQNLFQKDIFSSVGWIPPATAMNGIQELFKIARAQTLIALCGTVPGYWFTVYFIDKIGRFYIQLMGFFFMTVFMFAIAIPYHYWTLKGHQVGFVILYALTFFFANFGPNSTTFVVPAEIFPARLRSTCHGLSSASGKAGAIVGAFGFLYAAQSRDKSKTDAGYPPGIGVRNSLLVLAVVNVLGFGLTFLVPESKGKSLEEMSKETEEDNSTESV; this is encoded by the coding sequence ATGGCCAAAGAAGATCTACATGTTTTCAGTGCTTTAGATACAGCTAAGACACAATGGTATCAAATCACAGCAATAGTTGTTGCAGGAATGGGTTTCTTCACTGATGCTTATGATCTCTTCTGCATTTCTTTAGTTACAAAACTTCTTGGTCGTATTTACTATCATGTAGATGGTTCTCCAAAACCAGGAACACTTCCTCCAAATGTTTCAGCAGCAGTTAATGGTGTTGCTTTATGTGGTACTTTAGTTGGACAACTTTTCTTTGGTTGGCTTGGTGACAAATTAGGTCGAAAAAGTGTTTATGGTGTAACACTTTTACTCATGATTTTATGTTCAATTGCTTCTGGTCTTTCTTTTGGTAGTAAACCTTCAACTGTGATGGCAACTTTATGTTTCTTTAGATTTTGGCTTGGAGTTGGTATTGGTGGTGATTATCCACTTTCTGCAACTATAATGTCTGAGTATTCAAATAAGAAAACTCGTGGAGCTTTTATTGCTGCTGTGTTTGCAATGCAAGGTTTTGGTATTATTGCTGGTGGAACAATGGCAATTCTTGTTTCATCTATTTTTAATCATTATTACCCTGCACCACCTTACTCTAAAGATCCAATTGGTTCTACTGTTCCTCAAGCTGATTATGTTTGGAGAATAATTCTAATGTTTGGAGCTGTTCCTGCTGCTTTAACATTTTATTCTCGAGTGAAGATGCCTGAGACACCTAGGTATACTGCTCTAGTTGCTAAAAATGCTGCAAAGGTTGCTAAAGATATGTCAAAGGTACTTGAAGTTGAAGTTGAAGTTGATCAAAATGAGATAGAAGCTGAGAAAGCAGAGACAATTATGATGGAGAAAGGAAGTAAtaattttgggttattctcaaAGGAATTCTTAAAAAGGCATGGATTGCATTTGTTAGGAACTACATCTACATGGTTCTTATTAGATATTGCTTATTATAGTCAAAATTTGTTTCAAAAAGACATTtttagctcagttggttggaTTCCTCCTGCAACAGCTATGAATGGTATTCAAGAGCTTTTTAAGATTGCAAGAGCACAAACCCTAATTGCACTTTGTGGTACTGTGCCTGGTTATTGGTTTACCGTCTATTTTATCGATAAAATCGGAAGATTTTACATTCAATTGATGGGTTTTTTCTTCATGACAGTATTCATGTTTGCAATTGCAATTCCTTATCATTATTGGACTTTGAAAGGGCATCAAGTTGGGTTTGTTATATTATATGCTCTTACCTTCTTTTTCGCGAATTTCGGACCAAATAGTACTACATTTGTTGTTCCAGCTGAGATTTTTCCAGCAAGACTTAGATCAACATGTCATGGTCTCTCATCAGCTTCAGGGAAAGCTGGTGCAATTGTGGGAGCTTTTGGATTCCTGTATGCTGCACAAAGTCGAGATAAGTCAAAGACTGATGCTGGTTACCCTCCTGGGATTGGTGTGAGGAATTCCCTTCTTGTGCTTGCAGTGGTAAATGTACTAGGATTTGGGCTCACTTTCTTGGTGCCAGAATCTAAGGGAAAGTCATTGGAAGAAATGTCAAAAGAAACAGAGGAAGATAACTCTACAGAATCTGTTTAA